One region of Salinirubrum litoreum genomic DNA includes:
- a CDS encoding HNH endonuclease — MTKTWLLNTIPSHWDHYYEGPDTDDHPERHHNQPWHGIPAGGSSPDPSELNPGDLLIIRVNGEGVRALWTFREARRVDDQSILPPDWRDHEGDERDYEWIIYCGEAPARRFDETYSEEWNESPDLHYAALTGTAKKGDSVVQPYVEFLLEKDIPSAAREALLEVSQERTAQSTPGDSGGRWSREEYILALDLYLNHPEITHDDSDPDVQDVATLTGRSSNSIALRLANFRHLDPEGTEGMSNVGSDCRNIWEEFYGQEDELAYRAEEIRDDLGGGQTSTSTSGSSTSMSTVSGTETVETGETTSTQTVRRGQAKFRAAVRERYDDQCVLCDIEKPTLLEAAHILEWEKFEGERGDPANGLLLCRNHHQAFERDLFTLSEEYEIVPRPDLTFESQWLRETITDRAGEAVEFPNDPPSSEYLAQYNERLAWVDDE, encoded by the coding sequence AACGACACCACAACCAGCCGTGGCACGGCATCCCCGCAGGTGGTAGCTCACCAGACCCGAGTGAACTCAACCCCGGAGATCTCCTCATCATCAGGGTCAACGGCGAGGGCGTCCGGGCGCTGTGGACGTTCAGAGAAGCACGACGCGTCGACGATCAGTCGATTCTCCCACCCGACTGGCGCGACCACGAAGGGGATGAGCGAGACTACGAGTGGATCATCTATTGCGGGGAAGCTCCGGCTCGACGGTTCGATGAGACCTACTCCGAAGAGTGGAACGAGTCGCCAGATCTCCACTATGCGGCACTGACAGGGACGGCGAAGAAGGGCGATAGCGTCGTCCAGCCGTACGTCGAGTTCCTCCTGGAGAAGGACATCCCGAGTGCAGCTCGTGAGGCACTCCTCGAAGTCAGCCAGGAGCGTACCGCACAGTCGACACCCGGTGACAGCGGCGGACGCTGGTCTCGTGAGGAGTACATCCTCGCACTCGACCTCTATCTCAACCATCCGGAGATCACGCACGACGACTCAGATCCGGACGTCCAGGACGTTGCAACCCTCACAGGAAGATCGTCGAACTCGATCGCGCTCAGGCTTGCGAACTTCCGTCATCTCGATCCCGAGGGAACGGAAGGGATGTCGAACGTGGGTTCGGATTGTCGGAATATCTGGGAAGAGTTCTACGGGCAAGAAGACGAGCTCGCGTACAGAGCCGAGGAGATCAGAGATGACCTCGGTGGGGGCCAGACTAGCACGTCGACGTCGGGGTCGAGTACGTCCATGTCAACTGTCTCTGGGACGGAGACAGTAGAGACTGGAGAGACAACCTCGACACAGACGGTTCGGCGGGGGCAAGCGAAGTTCCGTGCTGCCGTCAGGGAACGGTACGACGACCAGTGTGTCCTCTGTGACATCGAGAAGCCGACGTTACTGGAGGCAGCGCACATCCTCGAGTGGGAGAAGTTTGAGGGCGAACGGGGAGATCCCGCAAACGGGCTCCTCCTCTGTCGGAACCACCACCAGGCCTTCGAGCGGGACCTGTTCACGCTCTCAGAAGAGTACGAGATCGTGCCGCGGCCCGACCTGACGTTTGAGAGTCAGTGGTTGCGAGAGACGATCACAGATCGTGCAGGAGAGGCAGTAGAGTTCCCCAACGACCCGCCATCGAGTGAGTATCTCGCTCAGTACAACGAGCGACTTGCTTGGGTGGACGACGAGTGA